Within Bacillota bacterium, the genomic segment ACCATCAAGCATTTCGCAGCCCATGGTTTCTCCGAAGGTGGGCGCAATTGCGCGCCTGTCCACGTGCCGCCCAGGGAGCTTCGAGACACTTTCCTCCTTCCCTTTGAAGCGGCTGTAAAAGAGGCAGGTGCTGGCTCCGTCATGAATGCCTATCACGACATCGATGGAATACCATGCGCGGCTTCCCAGGAACTGCTCACCAATATACTCAGAGAGAAATGGGGATTCAAGGGGTTTGTAGTCTCTGACTATGGCGCCATAGAAATGCTCCAGACCTTCCATCATGTTGCCGGATCTAAGAAGGAGGCCGCGAAAATGGCCCTAGAGGCGGGAATTGATATAGAATTACCGGGCGTAAATTACTACGGTGAACCTCTCATTGAGGCTGTCAGGGAAGGGCTCATATCTGAGGCGACCATCGACGAAGCTGTACGAAGGCATCTACGAGCCAAATTTATCCTTGGGCTTTTTGAAAACCCTTATGTCGATGCTGGTAAGGCCCCTGTTGTCTTTGACACTCCTGAACATCGGGAGATAGCCCTCAAGGCCGCCTGTGAATCCATCGTTCTTCTCAAAAATGAGAATGGAGTATTGCCCCTTTCAAAGAATGTCGGGTCTATTGCAGTAATAGGGCCCAGCGCAGCGAGCACAAGAAATCTCCTCGGAGATTACAGTTATACCGCCCATCTATCCAAGGAAAAGGATGCCGTGCCGATTGTAAGCATTCTAGATGGAATAAAGAGCATGGTTTCCTCTGATACCGCTATCCATTATGCAAAGGGTTGTGAAATCTCGGGAGATTCCACCGATGGTTTTGCGGAAGCCATAGAGGCAGCGAAAAAGGCCGAAGTGGCCATAGTTGTCGTAGGTGAAAGGTCAGGCCTATCAGCCAATGATACATCGGGTGAAGGTCGAGACCGGGCGGATCTACGTCTTCCGGGAGTTCAAGAAGAGCTGATCAGAGCCATACATGCCACAGGGACGCCTGTGGTAGTTGTCCTCATAAATGGCAGGCCCCTTTCAATAGAATGGATGGCTGCAAACGTGCCCGCTATCCTCGAAGCATGGCTCCCTGGTGAAGAGGGTGGAAATGCCGTTGCCCGTGTACTCTTCGGGGATTACAACCCAGCAGGCAGGCTGCCCATCTCATTCCCCGGGCAATCAGGCCAAATCCCTGTATACTACAGTCGCAAGCCGTCATCATGGAAAGACTATGTCTTCGCGAGCGCGAAGGCTCTCTTCCCATTTGGCCATGGATTGAGCTATACGAAATTCGAATACAGCAATCTCGAGATAAGTCCCGATAAAGTGGGACCGGCTGGGAAGGTGAATATAAGCTTTGATATCATGAATACCGGAGAACGGCCTGGCGATGAAGTCGTCCAGCTATACGTGCATGATGTCATTGCGAGCCTCGCAAGGCCGGTAAAAGAGCTAAAGGGTTTCAGACGCATAAACCTCAAAGCCGGTGAGAAGAAGACTCTTACCTTCATCCTCTCGATGGACCAGCTGGCCTTCCATAATAGGGATATGAATCTCGTCGTGGAACCAGGTATGTTTGAGGTAATGGTTGGCAGTTCGTCGGAAGATATCAAATTGACGGGGAGTTTTGAGGTCGTCGGAAAGGAAAGAGAGATAACCGGCACAAGGTGCTTCTTCTGCCAGGTTATCGCTGATTAGGCCATCGGTGCGAGGTTATAGTCGAATGAACCACATGAATGCCATGAGTATTCACGATAGGGCGGTCTCCAGTGACAGAGACCGCCCCCATCCGTGGCTATTGATTCAAGCTTGAAGCTCGCCCAGCTGCACTTTCATCCTTCTGCTGGCACATCATACCATAGCAGAATGAACGACTTTATTTGATCGCATATCGCGTCATATGCCAAGATGAGCTTTCAGATTCCATAGTCCCACTTTCACGCTTTCCACCGGAGGCATATTGTATTCCTCGGTCTCAATAAGATACCACTCCACGCCCACCTCTGGAGCAGTAGCAACTACCGCATCGAGATCAAGGGCTCCAGTCCCAACCTCGGTCTGTTTCTTTTCCTTGGTGAAATCCTTGACGTGCACCAGTGGACAACGGCCGGAATATTTCTTCATATATGCTACGGGATCTACCCCAGCGTAGAGAAGCCATCCGAGGTCAAGCTGCGCTTCAACGCTTTCAGGGCAGGCCTCTTCAAAAAACAGGTCCAGAGCATACTTTCCGTCAACAGGGGTAATCTCCCAGGCATGATTATGGTAACCCAACCTGAGCCCGCGCTCCTTGCATTTCTCCCCTATATCGCTCATAGACCGGGCAAAGTTTCTCCACCCCTCTGCATCCTTCACCAGTTCCCTCGGAGCGCCGGGGCAAACGACAAATTTGGCCCCAAGATCACATAGGAAATCAAGCACAGATGGCAGATTATTCTGGAGCTCGGCAAAACCTATATGGCTCCCGACGGCGCGAAGCCCCAGGTCATTAAGGATCTTTTTAAGCTCCTGACTGCTCAGGCCCCAGTAGCCTGCAAATTCCACTCCCTCATATCCCATGCTGGCCACTGCTTTGAGCACGCCCACAAAATCTTTCTTTGCATCCTCACGCAGCGAATAAAGCTGAAGTCCGACCGGAATCTTCATTGTTTCACACACCTTTCTTTAGGAAAAGAATGCCGCTCGTTCTAGAACATCACTACAGCCTCAATCAACAGATCTATTCGGTGCCGACTTCGGACTTCCTGCCGCAACAAGAACTTATGGAAGTTTATCTAAACTATGGGATTTTTCATGATTTGCCACGGGGTTTTCACGTACCATGGCCGGTATGGTTTTCCAGCCCAGATGTTTGCATGCTTCAAACCGCAGGTGCCCAGCCAAAATGTCATAGGCACCGTCCTGCGGGCGCCGCACAACTACGATTGGCTGTAAAAGGCCCCTAGTTGCGATACTCTCCGCCAACTGCTCGATATCTTGTTGGTCTACTTGGCTACCTTTATATCGAATGAGGTCAATGGGAATCTCGCATATACCCTGTATCTCCTTGTCAAGGGGGAATTCACTTGCCTTCCTGCCCACACCCACCCGGTACGAATAGATGTATGGGATTGCGAGATCAACCGATTTAGCCTTCTGAAACTCGTTGAATATTCTCTTGGTGATCTGATAGGCAATTTCGGGACGGTCTTTCACCCTGGTCTGATAGCGTAACCTCAGATAAACGCCATAATCATACCAGTCCGAACGGATGTAAGGCTTGACTCCAGTTGCCTCGATTATATCCTTGGTAACCTCCTCCGCTGCATCAAGCAGAATTCTCTCCGCGGTTTCCCAGTCAGAGTCATAGGTGATTCTTATTACAACCTCGTCCAACATATATGCCGCCTCTTGAGTTACAGTGTAATTGATTACCACCTGACTGAAGAGCATTGCATTAGGGACGAGGATGTACCTCCCAACAGCCTCCTCACTCCCGATGGTGCCTCCTACCTGGTTTAGTATAGTATACATTACTCCGATGTCTTGAACGTCCCCTGTCAGACCTAAACTTGGAAATTGAACGCGGTCCCCCGGTCTGAATGGGCGCATCAAAGACACCAGTGCCCAGGCCGCGAAACCGCTTACCGGCGCCTGGAGAGACCAGCCTAGTAACATTCCCCCAAAAAGGGTGAAAAGCGTGCCAAATGACGCAAGTTTTCCGATCCCGTAGGCAACTCCCGTGATGAGGCAGAATATCATTAGTAGGCGATAGAGCCGGCTCACCATTAGCCCTTCGACCGGCGGTTTAGATGAGAACCTAAAGGAGAGCTCCGTTGCCAGTGCCAAGATTTCATAGGCCGCCGCAATCCCTGCAAGAAGCGCTATGAATTCCAAAAGAGTAAGCCCAGATGGAAGGCTGAAGGTTTTTACACCGAGATGCTCTGCAATCAAGGATGCAGCAACCATCCCGATCCATAAGCCGATCCATACAACTCTCCTGGGCTCCTGCCTTTGGCTCTCCATCCTTGATCCTCCTTCTTTGTGGGTCATCCCACTTCTCAGAGGATAACCAAATGAACTTGTCCCCGGGACCGGTCTTATTCTCTAAAGATAAGTAAGTTTCTCCCTGTATTTCTCTAGAAAGGCCCTATTGTGTCTGTCTCCCTCGTCAAGATTCCCGCTCAAGAATACAGGCACCTCTACTCCGGCTTCTACGAGTCTGCCAATTACCTCCACGATGATGGCGTTCAATATGGCACACCCAGCGATAGTGGACGTGGGACCGGTCTTGACACCGAGGCCTTCCACTTCTATAGCTGCATCACCCGGCACCCCGCAGTTATCAAGAACAAGGTCTACATCAGTCTCGAAAAGCCGCTTACCGCTCGGGTGCCTTGAGGAGACCGAACTAGAATATCTGATAGATGTAAGGACTATTACCTTCGCGCCCCGTTTCTTTGCCTCCATGGCTATTTCGATGGGCACAGGGTTGCGTCCCGAAACCGAAGCGACTATGATCACATCTTTGTCAGAGATCCTCGTATTCCTAATTATCACTGTGCCGTAGCCAGGCAAACGTTCAATCTCTGAGGTCATCGGAGCAGGTCTTACATCCAATGACAAACCCGGAGCAAAGATAGGGTTGACAAGCATAAGTCCGCCGGCTCTGTATACCAGTTCCTGCGTGAGTATTCCTGTGTGGCTCGCGCCGAACACATACAACACCCCACCGGCGATGATTGAATCAGCGATCATTTGTGACGCAGTATGGATGGAATCCATCTGCGTCCTGCGAATCTCATCGAGCACTTTCCCTACGGTATCGAAATACCTTTCTGCCAGCAATTCAGGTCCACCTTTCTTATATAATTAATATCCGAGCAGTTCATACCTTTCCTTCATTTTAGCGTTAAAATCCTCCGCACCTTCAATGTGCACTTTTCTGAGAACCGAAGGGACCACCCCTCTCTCCGTCAGTTTCAACATAGCTTCCCCGATAACTGCCCAAAATGCGCAAACAGCTGTGATGCCAGACGTGGGACATACCTTTGCGTCCAGCCCAGGCACCTCCAGCGCAGCGTCGCCGATTTCTCCAGGATGGTTGATACATACATCACAGACCTGATAGAG encodes:
- a CDS encoding SIS domain-containing protein; its protein translation is MLAERYFDTVGKVLDEIRRTQMDSIHTASQMIADSIIAGGVLYVFGASHTGILTQELVYRAGGLMLVNPIFAPGLSLDVRPAPMTSEIERLPGYGTVIIRNTRISDKDVIIVASVSGRNPVPIEIAMEAKKRGAKVIVLTSIRYSSSVSSRHPSGKRLFETDVDLVLDNCGVPGDAAIEVEGLGVKTGPTSTIAGCAILNAIIVEVIGRLVEAGVEVPVFLSGNLDEGDRHNRAFLEKYREKLTYL
- a CDS encoding TIM barrel protein translates to MKIPVGLQLYSLREDAKKDFVGVLKAVASMGYEGVEFAGYWGLSSQELKKILNDLGLRAVGSHIGFAELQNNLPSVLDFLCDLGAKFVVCPGAPRELVKDAEGWRNFARSMSDIGEKCKERGLRLGYHNHAWEITPVDGKYALDLFFEEACPESVEAQLDLGWLLYAGVDPVAYMKKYSGRCPLVHVKDFTKEKKQTEVGTGALDLDAVVATAPEVGVEWYLIETEEYNMPPVESVKVGLWNLKAHLGI
- a CDS encoding beta-glucosidase, with the translated sequence MEIDEKCYGERPIYLDATYPVERRVDDLISRMTLEEKIAQLGSVWTRDLLTDGKLSSEKAGQLLKNGIGQITRIAGATSLPPNEVAELANEIQRFLVEKTRLGIPAIIHEECLSGFMAMSATTFPQAIGLASAWDPELVKEVSSVIREQMRATGAHQGLSPVLDVARDPRWGRVEETLGEDPYLVMTVGCAYIKGLQGERPGSGIIATIKHFAAHGFSEGGRNCAPVHVPPRELRDTFLLPFEAAVKEAGAGSVMNAYHDIDGIPCAASQELLTNILREKWGFKGFVVSDYGAIEMLQTFHHVAGSKKEAAKMALEAGIDIELPGVNYYGEPLIEAVREGLISEATIDEAVRRHLRAKFILGLFENPYVDAGKAPVVFDTPEHREIALKAACESIVLLKNENGVLPLSKNVGSIAVIGPSAASTRNLLGDYSYTAHLSKEKDAVPIVSILDGIKSMVSSDTAIHYAKGCEISGDSTDGFAEAIEAAKKAEVAIVVVGERSGLSANDTSGEGRDRADLRLPGVQEELIRAIHATGTPVVVVLINGRPLSIEWMAANVPAILEAWLPGEEGGNAVARVLFGDYNPAGRLPISFPGQSGQIPVYYSRKPSSWKDYVFASAKALFPFGHGLSYTKFEYSNLEISPDKVGPAGKVNISFDIMNTGERPGDEVVQLYVHDVIASLARPVKELKGFRRINLKAGEKKTLTFILSMDQLAFHNRDMNLVVEPGMFEVMVGSSSEDIKLTGSFEVVGKEREITGTRCFFCQVIAD
- a CDS encoding mechanosensitive ion channel, with protein sequence MESQRQEPRRVVWIGLWIGMVAASLIAEHLGVKTFSLPSGLTLLEFIALLAGIAAAYEILALATELSFRFSSKPPVEGLMVSRLYRLLMIFCLITGVAYGIGKLASFGTLFTLFGGMLLGWSLQAPVSGFAAWALVSLMRPFRPGDRVQFPSLGLTGDVQDIGVMYTILNQVGGTIGSEEAVGRYILVPNAMLFSQVVINYTVTQEAAYMLDEVVIRITYDSDWETAERILLDAAEEVTKDIIEATGVKPYIRSDWYDYGVYLRLRYQTRVKDRPEIAYQITKRIFNEFQKAKSVDLAIPYIYSYRVGVGRKASEFPLDKEIQGICEIPIDLIRYKGSQVDQQDIEQLAESIATRGLLQPIVVVRRPQDGAYDILAGHLRFEACKHLGWKTIPAMVRENPVANHEKSHSLDKLP